The following nucleotide sequence is from Acyrthosiphon pisum isolate AL4f chromosome A2, pea_aphid_22Mar2018_4r6ur, whole genome shotgun sequence.
gggatttccactttaccgcccggcacttttAGAATTTACCACCCACTGGATGGCAAAGTCAGCTGTTGGTGCTACGGAGCTGGCAGCGACCGGAGACGTGCCTCGACCGATTGCCACTGGGTGAAAATGGGAGAGAATCGTCGGGCCACGCCGCAAAGGCGCAAAGCACGCCACGGTCGATCCTGATCCTCTCCGCGTGATTTTCGCCCTGACTCGACCGCGTCACCATCCGTTGACCGTCCTGGAGTGCACATCGCCGTACCCTGAAACGTTATCCGTTTCCACGAGTCCGGCAATGCTGACGTCCATGTTCCTAGCTCAGCTGTATCGCTCACTCATTGTGTTTTTCAGTCTCCGCCACCGCCGCCATCACGAGTCGCCTTCGTGCACTCTGCCATCGTCATGGTACCGTCGGGCCGGTATCGTTGCCCGCGTCGGTACAGCCAGCCACCGCCGTCGTCATCGTCGACGTCGTCCACCGCTCCTGGTATGACCGAAGCAGCCGAGTCCACGCCTTGTCGTCTTGATGGTCTCGCGTGTCGGTAACCGCGGGCGCGCGACGCTGGAAACTGCGATCTCGTCTTTCTGCGGGTGGCCAGAGAACGTATAGGGTGACTTACCGCCGGACACCTAAAGAGCTCTTTCACGTACCACTCCTTCGTCGCCGCCGTCTTGTCTAGGTGTCTTCAtctggggggagggggggtacTACACTGCGGGCGTCAAGTTCTTCGGCAACAACCACACAGCAACAGGGGCTTTGCGCCCCTCCACGTGGCGGTGAAAAACCGCCTTGTCCTACTCGGCCCGTTTATGTTTCCAATACCATCATTAATGATATAcacacgttataatatattaaactataatatttgaacaaggATTTGTGTTTCAATTCGTATTATATACTGCAGACCTGCAGTATTCattttatactttcatatgaagtcttttagattcttagtgaaacaatggatgtattgattttacaatgacgtgtgttttttgtgtatgtgtgagatttatagtaaaaaaatgattcaatctTCAATTCTAAGGGACAAGGGTGTTTTCTGATacgaaattgtatttagttggAGTGCATTGGGAGATccatattgaaaattatttttacctgccTGTCATCGTTCATCTATTATCTACAGTTTGTACTTGGAATAGGTCAATAATTCCTTGAGATATTGAttcttcatatttaaatattatattttataaacctatGACCAGATGAATTACATTTTAGGTTTCCGGTTAAATTTTGTTCCGGCgactaagaatataataaaattaggtgGTCCTTACAAGTATATTGTGACGGACATCTATTGCAATATACTAGCAGACAATAGTACTCGTAATTACAGACGCAGCACTCAGACCAGATGCAGACACCACCAAACAAATTCTTAAATTCTTACACAAAACTAAACtgtatagtaaaatttaaaaaaaattgtaattgtaaattgtaactaatGGCCATTGTACAGCCATTGTACAATGATGTTAatcaagaataataaaaaaaaaataataataataataactacgcatagactaataataatataaaattgatttagctaaacaaataagtaggtacatatacaatgatataaatatataataaataataatagtcataatatgtttgaaactcTCCTTTAGCATAATACTTCTGTTGGGGAATATATAAGTTTGGGTTGAGTACAATACTAAAGTTTTAAGCTAAGTGATAttcataaagaaaaataaaacattttaacaaattaaaatttcattaaaactaattaggtatacctaatggttaatttttatctattataattttgtttttatatataagtatatttttgaaaaatttagctttttaaaaattacaaataaatacattgttaaaattataaatattgatattaaattacctacataatatttggcTATCAGCAGATATGGAGTTATAGTAAGTCCAAGCTGTTTATGTTAATGTTGGTAGGTACacaaatatcgatattttttgtataacggGTATTAtagcatagaacaatatttatAGGAATGATTCCTCTTAGCTAGATTACACTTAAACCTGTAGAAGCTGAatagaatatttctaaaatataatttatatgaatgcATGGTGCATTATATTACGAGTTCTAAATATACAGAATTATTGTTTACGACATTGAAATACATGGGCTtcaataatagaaattaaattaacctaTTTAGAGTCCATATTTTTAGCCCATAAATATGTGAATCATATTCTTGACcccaacatattatacatttatacttacgTCATAATTGTGAACAATTTATGTTGCACGCGTATTGTATTTACCACTACTGCAGTATTTATAGCTTGCAGTATTTATAGCTTCCAGCGTTttcttttgtaaaattataaacaattttgtgctcggttaaaaagcttgaaaatgtaatataagttttctgatttctcataagttgggCGGTGGGGTGTCATTATGATACAGTTATATCTGTCACCCTTTGGCttatttttgtcatataaaatatatgataaagcCATGAAAGTATATTTATAGCTATATAACATGGTCTAACTGTCTATgaatagtcaaatattcatatcCCTCCTCTTTCAAAAAAGGTGAGCTGGCCACTGCGTTATATGTAACTCCTACTTCGGACTTCATAGTCAGCAGTAAGCACGCTACCATGCAGGTCATGTGAGTACCCGACACATGTtacctatatggttatatataaacctgttaccaatattatacaaaatgtagtaCAACAATACGTATGTAGTACTACAATACATAGTACTTTGTACATGTCCCTTTTATTTTGGCACCATTAGCACCCTACATATTTTTCTAGAAATTATCGACAActctatcccccccccccccacgagaACGCCGCGGCCGCTGGTAATAAGCTATAAAATAgatgcatttatattattaattacgatGTACCAGATGCGGCTGCCGGCTTGATCATGCATTTGGTGGTTCACTGAAGGTGTGTACCCAAATTTAGTAACATTCACTATAGACCCGTTAGTTGCGCATCCTGAAAACGTTCATTATCTTAAATTTTAGCATTTAAAAGCTTGTCAGAGAACAACAATGAGGCAAgaacgattttcaaatttattaatattgaatatcgaAAGAGATGTAACTAATAGTCTTGACACAAAAACAgttgttgatacatttttagcAACTAATAGaaaatttgtattgattttatattattttaatagtatattttgtatttgattaaaagttgaataaaaaaaatgttttttttgactcgagttatataattatttataattttaattcaatacctagtcttatatgaatttatttgtgtattgttaGTAGTCAGCCGGCATCTaagttagggggggggggctgtgcTGCTGATAAAATTCTAGCAAAAAATTTGCCATAGCTGCGCCTTTTTACAGCGCGCTagataaaactaattttgttctatacctacctatctagaTTTGTTATTTCGACTCGTTCACATGGTTATTTATAATTGAGTACTCAATTTATCATAtcatcacaattattataaattataatcaacgtttctgtaataaactaataaaaattatcttaaaagACTATAAGGAGTACCTATCTCACATCTGTATTACGTTTGGTAATTGGTTGAAACGAATAGTTTAATAACGAATGATTACTGATAGGTGTTTACCAAAAGTTCatgttcttataataatttgtatcatgGTCGTAAAAAGGAAACAACACGTACAAATGGTACTATGGTAGgtagtacctaggtacaattaaaaaaaggtgggtaagtggatgtcgctctgttgtacagtaggttacaagtgggtcactgtataatggatagtattaaatttgaattcaatgatataatatcactgtataagaaaaacgattctgagcggagacggtttgtcagtctaggtattagacatacctattataggtatacttatctatagtattaaaaaaaaaattgacctataataggtatcaataataaattccaaattaatcatatcacaatatccattaggtaacgcgttatacatcaacaacaaaccgtggtactatcataaatatataatagtatactttagaagtttcaagtactcacaagtaatattatacaatcacaacaaaataactaaaatagttattccaggttttttaatatgtaatttcgtccaaatttgaacttaaaattactataaaaattaacggtgcttatgtatttcttagaatttttggtaacagaattaaatatttatgtgaaatcttgttttcaattctcaatccttagatataaaagttgaacattttataaatttttaactacaaaataattattcaattttaaatttgataaattttgtcaaaatgtcaacttcaaatgcttataaaaaaaatgtgtgcctatgtatttttaatattttacaattgctattgtaacaatatatcaggagccttgcattaaattttcacgcatttttaccaaacaaataaaattttattgatatttatagaaaaaaaaattaaaaaaattgaaaaatgacaatgtccgtaagcagctcaaaaagagtcaagttattttcaaatttttatcgtgtataaaaattctaatataaacattcagtgaaattttcacgTATCTAcatcattcgtttttaattacaataaaataaNNNNNNNNNNNNNNNNNNNNNNNNNNNNNNNNNNNNNNNNNNNNNNNNNNcaaatctcattgtaacaatatagtagttAGTATAGtagtaattaaattttcaagtatttttactcaacaaataaagttttattgacattcattgaaaaaaaaacgaataatattggaaactgaaaacgttcctaaacagttcaaaataaatcaaaatattttgaaaattttatcatgtatagaaagtggaaatataaacaaccagtgaaaatttcatgtatctacagtcattcgttttaaagctacaccaaaaaccaaaatcaattttctcgaaaacagattttgcgtacaaattcccgtttttccttaatttttcttttgtttttcatggcgcttttgaaaactattggaaaaattttacttttgaccccccccaaagtaccaactagattcactttcctatcagaaaaggtactgttgaagaaaatccaagcacttttactgtcctaaaaggtgatgacagacacaaaaataaaaaaataaaaaataaaaaataaaaaataaaaaaaataaaaacacacatcattgtaaaatcaatacattcatcgtttcactcagaatctaaaaaaacacacatcattgtaaaatcaatccattcattgttccactcagaatctaaaaataaaatttaatttaataattttttttaaaattatacttagcTCTAAATTCTAATTCCGCCAATTTTGGGTAAAGAATACAAGTTGATAGATCAAAATtgcttgaaaaaaaatcaatcaacccaaaaataatattcaaataaggggttactataaaaaaatgaagttttattGCGCATGTgcaaaaaacatgatttaaaaaaattgtaagctaTAGGAATTTATGATCCATTAGTCTTTTTGAATGTCCCACgaacagaattgaaaaatatttacaggtaATGAGTAATGAGTGATAAAGTGTTCCTTGTTTCCGTgaatatatgtctatattatacagatatattatagcctataggtatattttaaataatcttaaataatattacctaataatatttgttcacaaggtatttaatattataatacttgattACTCGAATAGGTACCGAGAATAAgtactattatgataatattttataaaagtttattaatctCGGATTCTGAATActgattatagtaatatttgtgAACCCAAACATaacctaaaatatttactgaTAAACTGAATACAGAAaccaaaactaaaaagtaaataaaaataaaacgtaattacgtacttataatattatattatcaatattatcaatattattaatattatcataaagttGAACAAGaccctaatataattattattgtttggaatttaggtaataactaatagtgtCAGTAGTTAGTAAATTAACCAAAACATTACAGCTTAATCTAATAATCTGTTTCTAAGTTATTCAATCAAGTGATCTCCTTCTAATAAAATGCCGTCTAAATTGAAAGAGAGAAAAATCGCTATTATGGGCTATCGTTCAGTCGGTATGTAGATTAAACtgtataaaactaatataaaactattataataccaagtaaaaaagaacaaattagttttttaaattgattgttGATAATTTTCATTGGCTACTTTTTTCAGGTAAATCGTCGTTGAGTATACAGTTTGTTGAAGGTCAGTTTGTCGACTCTTACGATCCAACAATTGAAAACAGTAAGTGTACCTATCTAGAAAtactaaaattctaaaatgatttattgttataatataaattataagttaaagaTATAGTACTCAACGatagaattttattaattagtaaataattgtacactatctaatttatttctatagctTTTGTGAAAACGACTAAAGTTAGCAATCAAGAATATGAGTTGAAATTAGTCGATACAGCCGGACAAGATGAGTACTCCATATTGCCAACACATTATGACATTCATGGATATGTCTTGGTCTATAGTATTGCGTCACCAAAATCTTTTGAAATCATTcagataatttatgataaattattagacATGACAGGCAATGTGCAGTAAGTAGTTTTGTGGTTAGGGATCACTAAATGAATCTGGTTTGGATTTGAAGAcaaatgtcttttttttttgataacaatagaaaaataatttttaaattaaaatgtgtcaTTTCAATTCTAAGATAATAggtgaacatttattttagtttttttttttcctataaatgccttttttgcttttttctctttttcaatttgtatttgtttaaatatcaattGACCTGATAGTTTTCTTTCATACCAATAGAACAAATCAATAAGAGCATGTGAATACGAGGCATTGTTGATGTTATGTtagttttaatagtatttattatcgGCGATATCGATAAAGTGTTTGTCATGGTAAGttcatttattgtttttgtacatGGTAcctagtaaatttttttttttaatacaaactaGTTAAATCAACTgaaatctatttaattttttagtaaattttgtaattgcttttaatataaattaaatacttatttattaattatatttccttcaaatccgaacctTACTAATAAGTATTCCTTAAACCTTTGggtgtatcatttatatattttttttatagtcttcCTATAGTATTGGTAGGCAATAAAAAAGATTTGCATATGGACCGTGTTGTTACGCAAGAGGAAGGACGGAAGTTAGCAGATTCTTGGAAAGCTGTATTTCTTGAAGCCTCGGCCAAGCAGAATGAGGTAACATCAAAAAAAGTTAGTAGTTAATttcctttattatttattttaatttaaataatcttatgttatttatctactattttcaatcaaatttctttcttattcaatattttaagtaagtgtgttaaaacaataaatatactattaatatttaatacaaaacataatagatatacatatttttattattggggGGCTCTGTCCTCTACTCGTTACGCTTGATTAATATTTGCCCCAAAACTTAAGGGTCACCTACCTTTTCatcttttcatttaaaatatttaaaataagtgaaaGATGTACAAAACTTTTATATAATGGagatgcttttttttttatttttattttagtgtgtAGCCGATATATTCCATACTATGTTAATGGAAATTGAAAAAGCAAATAATCCAGTTCCTAATCCTGGTCCAGTTACATGcagtatatcataaaaatataagaaccaTATCAACgacttatttatttgaattattattatgatgcttaaaataatacttacatgtATGATGTTAaatgttcatttaatttatcatttagttttgttactcaattttttttttttttgaattttttttagttacccatgtaaatatttactaattatttattcaaaaatgtataaaatactattttctaCCATCTGTATAGGGACTTAATTgtttaacttaatatatatgttttgtacaatttattggtgcttaattgaaataaaaatactatgtaTACTTGTATGTAACTTGGTCTTTCAGaccaaataattatagtaaataaacagttataatataatgttaagaaaataaatatattcatatttacatACAGAGAAAAATGatgtatttttctttatagattatacaaattataaattttaacccAACAATTAATTTAAGGATAAAGAtacaattaagaaataaaaatagttagaagttatacagtatacacttatcatcagataataaattattagggcttagatttatattagatatatcatatttattaaaactaaagtatgtaaatattaagtatcatatatgatatatttaattcaggACCATTTAAAACACTTGTCAAGACAGTTGATAAAtagcatataataaaaaaattgtagaagCATAAAGTTCAGCtcttttgattatatttttatattaaatataagtatattatgtaaattgtatacttaaaattacttcTACATTAACTATATTTGCGCCTATCATGGTAACTACTAACTActaactaggtaggtatctatataccgggtgattcttttatcattgaacactcattatttcaaaaagtgtaaattcgtttaaaaatatttttttacatagtttcaagtcacttataaaacaacgtttctcataaaaaattatatttttaaatattttttatccttataattttttaagttttttacttttttgattgacaacattgggttttaattttatattccaaagcagtaaaaaaatatttttaaaaaattacactttttgaaataatgagtgttcaatgataaaagaatcaaccGGTATAGTAACTACTGCATGCTACTAGGTATTGAAAATGGTAGAGATGTTTTATAATAGAGGTGTAGTGATTgatgtacgtacctatatacttgtTTATTCCGACAAAACGGGCAGCTAACGagctatgttttaaaatattatcgaaaaacgtatgtaggtacctaaagttgtttattatcacagaatagatgatATTTTATCCATCTATTCAGTGTTATTACTACCAGCTATCGAtgagatattaattattaacgtcatattttatcattaattgataattcagttttagtaggtattatagtagttTAGACCTCCGACTGACAATCACCACTCAATTACCATTGACCAATGTTCGAAAATACGCAACGTCGAAGAAATTCGTTTTGATACAATGATATCTACCTACAGACTATGAACTAGGACCTTCTTATAGTCACTATACCTATAagccagtataggtacctatataagctaCAAGTCAATAgttatagttaaaagttataaaacttAACCCCCGGTTACGCCACGGCCCGTCTTCTGTATTGACGTTTTGTGGCCCCTTTGAGGCCTTTGGGTGTCTCTCTAAAGGcccgatgtatatatataacccAACCAGCCCACCTCTGTTCTGGACTGTGATTCCGATACTTTAGAACTTTCGCTTTCCTAGTTCCCTGGGTATATGTGTACAGTATCTATTCAGTGAAaatctattatacctatattatatttttatagaaatataaaatattaaggtaaATTTATCTGGTATTTCAATATTCGTTACCTACAAACAATTGTGAACTTAAGTCAACGCATAGTATAGTCATTGAAAAGAGGTGACTGTATTGGGGATGTGTATAACgacatgttaaattttaattcaatgataaatctaTTTAACCGTATTCGataaaatgattctgagcagagattataatttataggttgtCAACACATATTTGTtcacacataaataaaaataaagaataaagaaaGTATAAATGAACTTTAAAGGGTCAACTTAAACAATTTTCAGTAGATACGACTAaacctacttaaattaaaaacttattttattctacgttataggtagatacttacCTAAGCTGCATGGCCTATGTACCTACTGCCATTATGTAGCctacataaatgtatatcatacaTCTACAGAGTACAgcatgttatattgtattataataaaacaaaagcaTCATAAAAAgtgttaaagaaataatatgtattgacgTATTGTGTAGTTATAGGTTAGGATGACGGTTAGGTTTGtagtgattttttatttttgttcttttttcttgtttttttttttagtttgttctTTTTTATCGATTACTTaacttaactatattaatattatggtatctaACTATTCTAACATATGTAATGTCTATGGgtataataccaatataaatacctatataatgataaataaatcataagaaaacaaatctattaaaaattgtttattactcACTGTTCAGTGTTCAGTGTTCACATTTCCTgtatctaacataatattattatacactattatatatatatattttatagtttataccaatATGGCCAGTGACAATATTACTTTGAGGCAGCAAATCTATGTTTGATTTCTAATACACCGATCTTAGGTTTTAATAcagtacaaatatacaatgtgtaactattaagtattaactaatgtctaatacaaCGTCCGTCTGAGAGCTGAGGAACAtcctaattcatatttttatccgAAGAACCAGATTAACTTACtgcgtatacaatttaaactttaagtgtTAAACCGAAAACCATTATCCATTATTAACAATCTAAAAGAGAATGtagattattttgaattaaaaattatcaataaatacaaaaacgtTGTACCTAACTgcgtatagtgtatatatatatattgaggaatataatattataataattaatatgaaggTAATTCGCTATTATATGTTCGGATGTTCCCCTTTCCCAGTTATAAGTTGAAACTTACaacttacaacataatattcattattatgaaaatataatcttCAGCAGCTTATTTAatgttgtatagaaaatacatagtaaatacgtattattatatattattattattacttatttccttatttgtgtaacaataatcataatataatattgtattaaaaattgacaaagttACTTTGAATGTAACTACAGTAActagttaaattgttttcaaaaaaattttttaaatttaaatttaatatttaattttttatgttatattattataactaccaGCTGTCTAGTGTCTACCCACCAATattctataacaatatattaaacaaataataagacCCATTGACGTCTGACGTAAATAGCGACTTCTCCGCTTTTGCATGAAGattgaatgtatttaatttaatatatcaaattaaaaataataattatatatttaggtaggtaggtagtactcTGTTGAGTGTTAATACGGTTCATTAGCATAATCTAGACATATGGTggagatatttaaattatttaaatgatgatCACAAGTGTAGAaattagaaatgaataaaaatatgcgaataaaattaaaacaataaaatagaaatttaaactaatagataatattatcttatgttttgtttaacaATAGTTTATACCTTGTAGCCTATCGCCAACGACCATACCACGTTGAATACACCAGTTCTCGTCCGATCACTGAAGTTAAGCAACGTCGGGCGTAGTTAGTACTTGGATGGGTGACCGCTTGGGAACACTACGTGCcgttggcatttttttttaatttataagccgtgaaacttaaaataatcatattttatagcatCTTGGGTCCGCGGATCGCGTGTAgcccatattatgttaaattaattttacttaggtatagg
It contains:
- the LOC100158962 gene encoding uncharacterized protein LOC100158962, giving the protein MPSKLKERKIAIMGYRSVGKSSLSIQFVEGQFVDSYDPTIENTFVKTTKVSNQEYELKLVDTAGQDEYSILPTHYDIHGYVLVYSIASPKSFEIIQIIYDKLLDMTGNVHLPIVLVGNKKDLHMDRVVTQEEGRKLADSWKAVFLEASAKQNEVTSKKCVADIFHTMLMEIEKANNPVPNPGPVTCSIS
- the LOC100158962 gene encoding uncharacterized protein LOC100158962 isoform X1, with protein sequence MPSKLKERKIAIMGYRSVGKSSLSIQFVEGQFVDSYDPTIENTFVKTTKVSNQEYELKLVDTAGQDEYSILPTHYDIHGYVLVYSIASPKSFEIIQIIYDKLLDMTGNVHLPIVLVGNKKDLHMDRVVTQEEGRKLADSWKAVFLEASAKQNECVADIFHTMLMEIEKANNPVPNPGPVTCSIS